The segment TTTCGCCTCAGACACTTTATTTGTTCCAAAGGTTTCAACAAAGACAGAGACCGGTTTTGGGTGACCAATTGCATAGGCAAACTGAATCTCCACACGCTCAGCTAGTTGGGCGGCAACAATATTCTTTGCAACATAGCGGCCCATGTAAGCGGCACTGCGATCCACCTTAGAAGGATCTTTACCGCTAAAGGCTCCACCTCCGTGGCGTCCCATACCACCATAGGTGTCCACTATGATCTTACGGCCTGTTAAACCTGCATCTCCTTGAGGTCCACCGACTACAAAATTTCCTGTGGGATTGATTAAAATTTCCGTCTTAGGCGTTAGCATCCTTTTGGGTAATACTTTCTGAATCACTTCCTTGGTAAGGAAATCTTGGATAGTCTTATGCGCCACACCTTCTTTATGTTGAGTCGAAATAACTACCGCAGTGATTTCTTTTGGCTTACCATCAACATAACGAACTGAAACTTGGGTCTTGGCATCTGGTCTAAGCCATTCCGCTAACTTGCCTGCTTTGCGGATTCGGGTGAGCGCTCTGCCTAACTTGTGTGAATACATTATGGGTGCTGGCATAAGCTCCGGGGTGTCATTACAAGCAAAACCAAACATCAACCCTTGGTCTCCCGCACCTTGTTCAGATGTTTTTTTACCTTTAACCTTACGAGCGTCTACTCCCTGTGCAATATCAGGGCTTTGAGTGGTTAAAGCATTGGTGATCAATACCTTATCAGCATGAAAAATATCGTCTTGATTAATGTACCCAATAGAACGAATGGCTTGGCGAACTATTTGGTTGATATGAATTTTTGCTCGAGTCGTAAGCTCACCCGCCACGACAACCATGTTACTCTTAACAAGGGTTTCGCAAGCTACTCGCGATTTTGAGTCCTCGGCCAAACAAGCATCTAATATTGCATCTGAAATAGTATCACAAACTTTGTCGGGATGGCCTTCACCCACAGACTCTGATGAAAAAATAAAGGTTTTTGACATCCATTGACCATAAATCAGGTTATCATCGACGCAAGTAAAAATATTGATCCATCATGATATATTGATATTTTATTCAAAATTTTAATATTATGAATTCTCCATCTTATCTAAAGTTATTGTCACTGTTATCCGACCCTACTCGCTTGCGCATTCTTTACCTTCTCAGAGAACAAGAACTATCTGTTGCAGAGGTACAAGAATGTCTGCACCTAGGCCAATCTCGTATTTCCTCCCATTTGCGCCAACTCAAGGACATAGGATTATTAGAAGATAGAAGAGAAGGACAAAGGACTTATTATTCTTGGAATATTAGCTTCACAGAAAAAGTTCAAGAGGTCATTAACTTAGCCCTAAAAGCTGCTACCGAACTACCTGATAATCAAAAAGATAGCGAAGCATTGCAGCTTATTCTAAAAAAACGGAAAGCCCTTACAGAGAAATATTTTAATACATTAGCCGGACGTTTGGGGAAAAATTATTGTCCAGGACGATCTTGGGAGGCTATCGGCCATCTACTGCTAGAACTTATACCCTCAATTACCATTGCTGATTTGGGAGCCGGTGAAGGCCTACTTTCTCAACTTCTTGCCAACAGAGCCAAAAAAGTCATCGCTGTAGATAACTCAGCACGGATGGTAGAGGTGGGAGAACAGCTAGCCAAAGAAAATGGCATACATAATTTAGAATACCGTTTGGGAGACCTTGAAGCCCCCCCTATTCGAGCGGGCTCAATTGATCTAGTTATTCTTTGCCAAGCCCTTCATCATGCAGCGGAACCTGAAAAAGCCCTCCGAGCCGCTTATAAAATTCTAAAAACAGGAGGCCGACTCCTTGTTCTAGACTTGAATCAACACCAATTCGAAAAGGCTCGAACCCTCTATGCAGATACATGGCTGGGATTCGCCGAGTCAGATATCCAAAAAATGCTCGCCCGCGCTCATTTTGTAGATATTCACACTAATATTGTAGCAAAAGAAAACGAAAGCCCTTATTTCCAAACTCTACTGTGCTCCGCCAGAAAATAATATTATGCACATGCATCATAACTCACTGATACGTAAGCGTTTCAAATAGGCTGCTACCCAATTTCTACTCTTTATTTTACCAATCCGTCGCCGATTTATACCAAAGAAGATGAGTCTCTACCGATTAGTGCTGGTAGGACTATGTCCAGGTATGAATAAATACTATCTAAGAGCTCTAAACAAAGTCATTGCTCGTAGCTCATCACGCATGATTGGTCTAATCGTTGCGCTCAGCACTTTTATCATCATGATTGGTCCCATCCTTATCACTACTGCAAATAGTAATAAGGATCCGTCACTATCCTTTTTTGATCCCGCACGACCACTAGTGTTAACTGTAAATGAAATGGAGATATTCACAAAAAATTTAGAGGAGAAAATGAAGTCCGACTCGGACATCCATGACAATATTTGGGACCTCGAACCTGATACAGAAAAAAATCAGTCTATGGATCAATTATCTTTGCTCAATAATGAAGAAAACAAAATAAGCCTTAGAAAACGTATTCTCACCATCATTTTAGGTATTGTGCTATCACTTAGCTTGGGAGTTGTGACAGGACTTTTTCATCAGATTATTATACTTAAAAAGCGAGATCAAAAAGATCTACTCCGCCTATTAAATAGCCTGACATCACAGATTCCAGGTATGGTCTATCAATTTGAATTACGCAAGGATGGACGCAGACGCTTCCCATATACTTCTTGGGGCGTTCGTAAAATTCTTGGAATAAAGACAGATAGAATCCAACAAGACGCTGCTCCATTTTTCCAACGAGTGCACCCCGAGGATCTCAAGGCACTAGAAAAATCAATTGCAGACTCTGCCAACGAATTGGCTCCATGGAATCACTCTTTTCGTTACCGTTCGGATAAAGAAAATTACAAATGGTTGCAGGGTCAATCTGTCCCTGAACGCCTTAGTAATAAAAGCATCCTCTGGCATGGATTCATGACAGATATAAGCAAACGAAAAGAGCGTGAGTTACACTTGCAAGACAGTGAAGAACGCTGGTCTCTTGCCTTAGCTGGAACAAACGTGGGCGTGTGGGACTGGAATATCCAAACAGATACCATCTTTTTTTCTGAAAGATGGAAAGAAATGCTCGGATACAGTCCAGACGAAGTTATTCAAGCATACAGCGACTGGAAGTCTCTTATACATAAAGACGATGTCAAAGCATTTGTTCTCGATCTCAATGTGCATTTCCAGGGTTCCACCCAATTTTATGAAAGCACTCATAGAATGGTGCACTATAATGGTTCGGCTATCTGGGTTCTTAGCCGAGGCAAAGCCCATTTCGATGAAAATGGTAATCCAATCCGAATGGTTGGAACACAAACGGATATCACCCTCCAAAAACAAATGGAAAAACAAATCAAAGAAAACGAAAATCGACTTCGTGATGTTCTAGAAGCAGCTGGTGAATCTGTA is part of the Verrucomicrobiota bacterium genome and harbors:
- the metK gene encoding methionine adenosyltransferase; the encoded protein is MSKTFIFSSESVGEGHPDKVCDTISDAILDACLAEDSKSRVACETLVKSNMVVVAGELTTRAKIHINQIVRQAIRSIGYINQDDIFHADKVLITNALTTQSPDIAQGVDARKVKGKKTSEQGAGDQGLMFGFACNDTPELMPAPIMYSHKLGRALTRIRKAGKLAEWLRPDAKTQVSVRYVDGKPKEITAVVISTQHKEGVAHKTIQDFLTKEVIQKVLPKRMLTPKTEILINPTGNFVVGGPQGDAGLTGRKIIVDTYGGMGRHGGGAFSGKDPSKVDRSAAYMGRYVAKNIVAAQLAERVEIQFAYAIGHPKPVSVFVETFGTNKVSEAKILSAVNKVFSFKPADIVSQLKLLRPIYSHTTNYGHFGHKSGLVQVPWENVDKVKSLRAVCGLK
- a CDS encoding metalloregulator ArsR/SmtB family transcription factor, coding for MNSPSYLKLLSLLSDPTRLRILYLLREQELSVAEVQECLHLGQSRISSHLRQLKDIGLLEDRREGQRTYYSWNISFTEKVQEVINLALKAATELPDNQKDSEALQLILKKRKALTEKYFNTLAGRLGKNYCPGRSWEAIGHLLLELIPSITIADLGAGEGLLSQLLANRAKKVIAVDNSARMVEVGEQLAKENGIHNLEYRLGDLEAPPIRAGSIDLVILCQALHHAAEPEKALRAAYKILKTGGRLLVLDLNQHQFEKARTLYADTWLGFAESDIQKMLARAHFVDIHTNIVAKENESPYFQTLLCSARK